In Nitrospira sp., the genomic window GAAGTGCAGGCCATGCATCGGGCAATTCAGGAGCTGGTGACAGAACTCCCGAGGGTGATCCAAGCCCCTGGCATGCAAGAGGCCAGCGAAGCGTTAAGCCATGAAGATGATCCGGTAGCGCTCGCCTATCGAGTGGCCTCACTGGTCAACCTCAGCGTGGCGGAAGAGCAGAAGCTGCTCGAAAGCACCGCGACGCTGGATTTGCTGCGCGCCCTCTATGTGGCCTTGTCCAAGGAGATTCAGATCCTCCAGCTCCGCGACAAGATCACCAGCGATGCGCAGGCGAAGATCGGCAAGAGCCAGCGCGAATACATGTTGCGAGAGCAATTGAAAACGATCCAACAGGAACTCGGCGAATCCGACAGCGACGACAGCGATCTTGCCCTGCTCAAGAAGAAAGTGGCGGAGGCGGACCTCCCCGACCATGTGCGGAAGGAAGCCGAGCGCGAGCTCGGACGCCTGGCCAAAGTCCCGCCGTCGTCGGCGGACCACCAGGTGCTCCGCACCTATCTGGAGCTGGTGCTCGAATTGCCCTGGAAGAAGGCGTCGGAAGATTCACTCGACCTGGCGAAAGTCCGGCAGGTGCTCGAAGAAGATCACTACGGCATCAAAGAAGTCAAAGAACGGATCGTGGAGCATCTCGCGGTCTTGAAGCTGAATCCGTCGGCCAAGGCGCCGATCCTTTGCTTGGTCGGGCCTCCGGGTGTCGGCAAGACGAGCCTGGGCCAATCGATCGCCAGAGCCATGGGCCGGACGTTCGAGCGGCTCAGCCTGGGCGGCGTACACGATGAAGCGGAATTGCGCGGCCATCGCCGCACCTATGTCGGGGCGTTGCCTGGCCATATCATTCAAGCCGTACGGCGGGCCGGGGTGAACAATCCCGTGCTCATGCTCGATGAAGTCGACAAGATGGGGCGCGACTTCCGCGGAGACCCGGCTGCTGCGCTCTTAGAAATCCTCGATCCGGCGCAGAACCACACGTTCCGCGACCACTATCTGGATCTCCCCTTCGATTTGTCGAAGGCGTTTTTCATCACGACGGCGAACACGCTCGACACGATCAGCCAACCCTTGTTGGACCGGATGGAGATCATCCGCCTGCAAGGCTACAGCGAACATGAGAAGGCGGAAATCGCTCGCCGCTATCTCTGGCCGCGACGGTTGAAGGAAGCGGGCCTGAATGCCGAACAGGCGCTCTTGTCAAACGAGGTCTTGAATCTCGTCACGAGCCGATACACACGCGAGGCCGGTGTGCGGCAACTGGAGCAAATGCTCGGCCGGTTGACGAGAAAAGTGGCCTTAGCCTTCGCGGAACTCCCGGAAGGTCAGGAGCGCCAGCCGGTCACCATTCGCCCGGATATGCTGGATGAATGGCTCGGCTCCGAACGGTTCATGCCGGAAGAGGCGCGAAAGAATCTGCCGCCCGGAGTGGCGACAGGCTTAGCCTGGACTCCGGCGGGAGGCGATGTCCTCTATATCGAAACGACGCTCCTGCCAGGCAGTCATGAACTGACACTGACAGGACAGCTCGGCGATGTGATGCAGGAATCGGCACGCGCGGCCCGGAGCTATCTCTGGTCGCATGCGGAAAGCATGGGACTCGATATTTCGAAGTTCAAACGCAACGGGGTCCATATCCATGTGCCCTCAGGCGCGATTCCGAAAGACGGCCCGTCAGCCGGTATCACGATGGCCACGGCACTGGCGTCCGCCTATGTCGGAAAAGCCGTCCGCAGCGATACGGCCATGACGGGAGAAATCAGCTTGAGCGGGTTGGTGCTGCCGGTCGGCGGGATCAAGGAGAAGGTTCTAGCGGCCCATCGCGCGGGCATCCGGCGGATCATTCTGCCGAAGGCCAATGAGCGGGATCTGAAAGAAGTGCCACAGGAAGTGCGCGACCAGCTCACGTTCATTCCGGTGGAACGGATCGAAGAAGTTCTGCCGGCGGCCTTCAATCAGGACATCCCCGCAGCCCCACCGGCTGAACGGGATGAACCCCTCGCCACCTCGACCGCGTCGTAATATTCTTCGGCCCCGGGGAAACCCGGGGCCGACAAACCCCCATCCCGCAGCCCCGTACTGACTCAGAGTAGCAATTGTGTATGCTGCCGAGCTCACTCAGATTCTTTGACCCATTGAGTCGAGCTTGTTATCATGAGCCATTCAACGCGACAGGAGAAGCAGCTCGCTTCGGGAGGGTCATCTATGCGCTACGATCGAATCAGCATCGATCCCCACATCTGCAGCGGAAAGCCGTGCATCCGAGGGACTCGGATCATGGTGACGAATATTCTTGGCTTGATAGCAGGCGGCTACACGAACGATCAGATTCTCCAAACCTATCCGGAGCTCACCCGTGAGGATGTGGCATCGGCGTTAGACTATGCCAGCCACGTAATCGATGAAGACAAAGTGATTCCCCGTGCCTGAGCCGCTTGCTCCCCTTCACTCTCCCATCAACGCCTTGAGCTGCGCTTCCATGCCTTCGGCCCAGACTTGATAGCCCTGTTGGTTGGGGTGCAGCAAATCCGGCATGAGGTCTCGCTTCAGTCGCCCGTCGCGATCCAGAAAGAGGTGTCCGAGATCAAGATAGTGAACGTGCTGACCGTCGGCGAATCCACGGAGACGATCATTGATCGTACTGTTCAAACGCCGAAGAGAATCGTTGGCGATCGCCCCTCGCGGAAAGATGCCCAGCAGAAGAATCTTGGTCTCCGGAAGCTTCGCGCGCAGCAGCGTCACAATCGCCTGCACACCGGCAGCCGTCTCTTCCGGTGGATCTTTCCTGGTTCCTGAATTGTTCGTCCCGATCATGACCACCGCCACCTTCGGGTGGATGCCGTCGATCTCCCCGTGCTGCAACCGCCACAAGACCTGTTCAGTCCGGTCGCTGTTGAATCCCAGGTTCACCGCCCGGCGATGGGCATAGTAGCGCTCCCACACCCGCCGCCCCTCATCGCCCCACCCCTGCGTGATCGAATCGCCGATCATGAGCAGATCCACACCCCCCTGTCGGACACGGGCCACATTGCGCTCATGTTGGGGCATCCACCAGCCGGCCGTCTGCGGAGCAGGAACAACGGCGGGAACGTCACGATCAAGGGCAAAAACAGTCGCAACCGGAAAGCTCGCCCAGATGGAGAGGGCAAAGAGAAGCAGAACGAAGGAAGACCGGAGCGTGCGCGTCATGGGGGCCTACTGTAGCAGATTCAGACAGGGAGAGGCCTGCGCAGGCATGCGCAAGCTCTGAAAAGGTCGGCGGAGATCAGTCAGGTCGGTTGCGCTGATACCGGAGCGAGTAGTGCCCACATTTCATACACACGACTTGGAATGGCGGAAGCGCCGGATCGTAGAGCTTGTGGATATACCCCATCGGCACCGTCGAGTCGGGGTAGCCTTGATTGACCTGCGTGTCGAGCGGCCTCCCACACTGGCCATTCGCACAATTCACAGTGAATGATACGATAGGAGCATTTGTAGACATGACCGCACCATAGCAGGGTCTTCGAGCCAAATGTAAGGGGCGCCGGTTTCAAAGAGTGGCAGAAGGCCACCGCGCGACAAGCTCACCGTCATTCCGGTGGAGCGGATCGAAGAAGTCTGCCGACAGCCGTCATTCAAAGCATCTTCCCCCTGCCCCACCGGCTGAACAGGATGGACCGCTCACTATGTCGACTGCGTCGTAAAATCTAGAGCTCAGGATCAACAC contains:
- a CDS encoding platelet-activating factor acetylhydrolase IB subunit, whose protein sequence is MTRTLRSSFVLLLFALSIWASFPVATVFALDRDVPAVVPAPQTAGWWMPQHERNVARVRQGGVDLLMIGDSITQGWGDEGRRVWERYYAHRRAVNLGFNSDRTEQVLWRLQHGEIDGIHPKVAVVMIGTNNSGTRKDPPEETAAGVQAIVTLLRAKLPETKILLLGIFPRGAIANDSLRRLNSTINDRLRGFADGQHVHYLDLGHLFLDRDGRLKRDLMPDLLHPNQQGYQVWAEGMEAQLKALMGE
- the lon gene encoding endopeptidase La, which codes for MDSETKVLTLPILPIKRTVLFPGVMMPLTVGRERSMAAVQAAMKTEEKMILVVAQRDSQTEEPGLSDLYTIGTKAIIKQIGQSSEGAIHAFVQGVDRVAIIEETQSTPYAIARVRALDRPSETGTEVQAMHRAIQELVTELPRVIQAPGMQEASEALSHEDDPVALAYRVASLVNLSVAEEQKLLESTATLDLLRALYVALSKEIQILQLRDKITSDAQAKIGKSQREYMLREQLKTIQQELGESDSDDSDLALLKKKVAEADLPDHVRKEAERELGRLAKVPPSSADHQVLRTYLELVLELPWKKASEDSLDLAKVRQVLEEDHYGIKEVKERIVEHLAVLKLNPSAKAPILCLVGPPGVGKTSLGQSIARAMGRTFERLSLGGVHDEAELRGHRRTYVGALPGHIIQAVRRAGVNNPVLMLDEVDKMGRDFRGDPAAALLEILDPAQNHTFRDHYLDLPFDLSKAFFITTANTLDTISQPLLDRMEIIRLQGYSEHEKAEIARRYLWPRRLKEAGLNAEQALLSNEVLNLVTSRYTREAGVRQLEQMLGRLTRKVALAFAELPEGQERQPVTIRPDMLDEWLGSERFMPEEARKNLPPGVATGLAWTPAGGDVLYIETTLLPGSHELTLTGQLGDVMQESARAARSYLWSHAESMGLDISKFKRNGVHIHVPSGAIPKDGPSAGITMATALASAYVGKAVRSDTAMTGEISLSGLVLPVGGIKEKVLAAHRAGIRRIILPKANERDLKEVPQEVRDQLTFIPVERIEEVLPAAFNQDIPAAPPAERDEPLATSTAS
- a CDS encoding DUF433 domain-containing protein, which encodes MRYDRISIDPHICSGKPCIRGTRIMVTNILGLIAGGYTNDQILQTYPELTREDVASALDYASHVIDEDKVIPRA